Proteins encoded within one genomic window of Phaseolus vulgaris cultivar G19833 unplaced genomic scaffold, P. vulgaris v2.0 scaffold_846, whole genome shotgun sequence:
- the LOC137817706 gene encoding uncharacterized protein: MKADAAKVENLEKRSVDREVLLGRVEKERDDAMVELAKAQEENKKIAAELAQARDEGKKVAEDLAQARGETEELKKRTDELKQQTEELEQSSAQVLAAGFDAALEQVACQYPELDLTMVSICNEVVDGKIVPFED, from the coding sequence atgaaagcagatgcggccaaggtggaaaaccttgaaaaAAGGTCAGTTGATCGGGAGGTGCTCCTCGGGAGggtcgagaaggagagggacgatgCCATGGTTGAGCTCGCCAAGGCTCAAGAGGAAAACAAGaagattgctgcagagctggcccaggcgcgggacgaaggcaaaaaggttgctgaagaccttgctcaagctcgcggggaaactgaagagctgaagaaacgaACCGACGAGCTGAAGCAACAAAccgaagagctcgagcaaagctccgcccaagtccttgccgccgggttcgacgccgccctggagcaagtcgcTTGCCAATACCCCGAGCTTGATCTGACCATGGTGTCCATCtgcaatgaagtggtggatgggaagatcgtgccctTTGAAGATTAA